The DNA sequence ATTTCCATCATCTGCAGACTTCCACACATGAATCCATCCTGTTTTTTTATTAGAGGCCTCAATACATAAATCCTTGCATACTTTAGGGTACTTATCGCTTAAGAAGGCACTCAAAGCCTTATTGGAACTCTCCGCTCCGATATCAAATACCGGAGGTTCCGTAAAGAGATAAGATGCCTTTTGATTTACAAGCAATCCGTGAAAATTAAAAGGAATACGATTATCCGCATTCCTCATAGGTTGCTCTATATCTCTTGTAACAAGTTCTCCATTTCGGTCTTTTTCAGCTCTTTCCTGCTTCTTCTTTGGTTCAGACAAAATATCCGTTTCATTTTTATAGTATCTTTCTGCTCTTAAAGCCTCAGCTTGATACTTCGCATGAACACCTGCATATGAAAGTATTAGTTTTTTTACAATTTCTAATTCCACAATCAACTTCCTCACTTCATGATAGATAAGCCTGAAGGCTTTCTAATAATCGTATAACCAAAGTATCTTACTGCATCCATTGCATGGTCAAATACCTTTACAGGTTTGTCTTCGCCCCTATCTGCCGCCTTCTCATCCCAAACATAGGACGCAAATTCCTTTAAAGTCATTTCGCATTCTGTACTAATCTTTACATTTGGTTCCTGTAGTAGTGAAGCAAAAAACCTTATCCCATCAAGCACATTATTAACAGCCTTTTTCACTCTGTATCCTCTCTTCTTTAACTCTGCAATAAAAGATGCAGCAGACGGATCCACAACAATTCTTTGTAGTTTGATGCCGTTAAGCCATTCTCCTAAATCGTCTGCATATTCTGTATCAGTCTTTTGTATGTCGCTGTCTCTTCCTGAATAATAATACTCTTTAATACAATACCAAATGCCATCAAAACCTTTTCCCCACAGCAGGAAAACTGTAGCATTTTGAGTACCGTAGTCACAGGAAACATAATAGCTGTTTGGCTGTATCGTCGGAACATCTTCAAGCTCCACTGTATGTTTCTCGCGGTCGAACATATCATAGATAAGACCTTCAGCCATCACCCAAAGTCCTAAGATGTATCTCTTAAAGAAAACTCCGAAATACATGTTCTTGTATCTGGCTTTGATACGCTCTGACAAAGACGGATTATCATCCATCGTAAAGTGAAGGTGCAATAAGTTCTTTTCCACAATCTTATCAAGCCACTTAACCTTAAACCAATGATAAGGTGAACCAGGGTTGCAGTTAAACCAAAACTTTGAGCCATCCACAGAACAACGACCTGTCGCCTGATTGACAAATGATTCAGGCATCAGTGCAACTTCGTCAAAGAATGCTCCTGCAGCAGTTATACCTTGCACTAAGTCTTGCGATGCTTCATCCTTACCACCAAATACAAAGTATTCATTCTCTCTACCATTTTTGCTGATAGTTAAATAATTCTCCGAACGGTGGTCCTGTACAAAATATCCCAAAGTTGCAAGCATCTTTTTAAGTGGACCAATAACATTTCTTCTG is a window from the Lachnoanaerobaculum umeaense genome containing:
- a CDS encoding PBSX family phage terminase large subunit; protein product: MRTVKRNKPFKFIPPSKKQLKVQTWWIADKIKEHDGIIADGAIRSGKTMSMSMAYIAWSMECFDGENFIIAGKTVGSCRRNVIGPLKKMLATLGYFVQDHRSENYLTISKNGRENEYFVFGGKDEASQDLVQGITAAGAFFDEVALMPESFVNQATGRCSVDGSKFWFNCNPGSPYHWFKVKWLDKIVEKNLLHLHFTMDDNPSLSERIKARYKNMYFGVFFKRYILGLWVMAEGLIYDMFDREKHTVELEDVPTIQPNSYYVSCDYGTQNATVFLLWGKGFDGIWYCIKEYYYSGRDSDIQKTDTEYADDLGEWLNGIKLQRIVVDPSAASFIAELKKRGYRVKKAVNNVLDGIRFFASLLQEPNVKISTECEMTLKEFASYVWDEKAADRGEDKPVKVFDHAMDAVRYFGYTIIRKPSGLSIMK